In Corythoichthys intestinalis isolate RoL2023-P3 chromosome 11, ASM3026506v1, whole genome shotgun sequence, a single genomic region encodes these proteins:
- the LOC130923571 gene encoding uncharacterized protein LOC130923571 — MPISLAVPVGPRRGHHLLIIMQYFFNKNQETMNTVMYPVNDFNRYFARREIVATGFVQFNDKPKNFRAWKRSFSNAIRGLDLTTSEEMDLLLKWLGKESSEHAEQIRAIHINNPVAGLEMIWDRLEQCYVSAEVIEDALFKRLDSFSKITTKDYVKLRKFSDLLLEMQCAKAEGDLPGLAFLDTARGVNPIVQKLPFNLQEKWISVGANYKTKHRVSYTPFSVFVKFVTQEANARNDPSFQFSSHPDAPPKAEKVPWRANRQKEISVHKTEVVASFNSDSQTSTSRKVDFDKLCPIHKKDHPLAKCRTFRYKPLEERKAFLKENNICYKCCASSKHIAKDCKVKIQCSECNSDKHCAALHPSPGSQQKDTEPAAEHGGEPSADDSGSTDPDEINSKCTLVCGESEAGRSCSKICLVQVYPAGSPSKAVRLYAIHDEQSNRSLVRPEFFELFNDSGPSAPYSLRTCSGVKETMGRRATGYVVEALDGSVHIPLPSLIECPDIPNDRDEIPTPDAARHHGHLKSVAHLIPDLDSHAQILMLLGRDVVRAHKVRKQISGPHNAPYVQKLDLGWVIVGNVCLGDVHRNLAVKTLFTNATEKGRPTIFEPCPNVYSVKEKYCEIQVPFNLSTQLIDSTTCESDHLGCNVFKQTKFDNCISPSVQDIAFLKIMEEGLTKDKDNNWTAPLPFKSPRPKLPNNKSQALKRLMSLVRNFERKAELKQNFVSFMDKIFQNEHAEIAPPLKDEEECWYLPLFGVYHPRKPKQIRVVFDSSAKHEGVSLNDVLLTGPDLNNSLLGVLMRFRKEDVAFTADIEQMFYCFSVREKDRNYLRFLWFRDNDLSKDIVEYRMTVHVFGNSPSPAVAIHGLHQSVLQCEPECDPDVMQFVTRDFYVDDGLKSLPTVENAVSLLQRTRDTLAKSNLRLHKIATNRKEVLEAFPAQDHAKDLKDLDFEADSIPMQRSLGILWDIKRDCFTFKTSGETKPFTRRGVLSTINSLYDPLGFVAPVTIQGKHILRELTVENGDWDVPLPPEMEETWTVWKDSLEKLSELSIPRAYTSISPSHAPKKELCVFSDASTKAIAAVVYLKVSDAEGDCQVGFVMGKAKLAPRPDQTIPRLELSAAVLAVELADLISSELDLELDNITFYTDSKVVLGYIYNETRRFYVYVSNRVNRIRKSSQPSQWRYIASSQNPADHATRSVSVYQLPLTNWFTGPDILFQNHNSVNDTFNLLEPNTDAEVRPQVCTLKTTACSKQLGSDRFSKFSTWKSLTRALARLLHICRNFSVLPSKSNQCHGWHYCKTGLTVAELNQAQNVVIRTVQQDVYVEEMKCLQKQDELHKASSLKNLDPFLDENGLLRVGGRITNSNVNANEKNPIILPGHHHVAALLIKHYHEQTSHQGRLFTEGAVRAAGWWIVGGKRKVSTIIYHCTTCKRLRTPVSTQKMSDLPSDRLSTDPPFTNVGIDVFGPWFVSSKRTRSHSIQSKRWAVIFACLSVRAVHIEVIESLDTSSLINALRRFLAIRGPVKTIRSDRGTNFISACKELKIPSNMDNTAVQAYLREQGCTWTFNRPHASHFGGSWERMIGLARRILDTMFFQLKNTKLTHEVLVTFMAEVSAIINARPIVPVSTDPGDPQILTPATLLTQKGTPLQAPAGDFTVSDLYRHQWRQVQHLANTFWNKWKKDFLPTLQPRRKWQSNQPNIVPGSTVVLKDSQLPRNQWPLGLITQVYPSKDGKVRTVEVKIAKSEGIKTFTRPISDVVVLVPT, encoded by the coding sequence ATGCCTATCAGCCTGGCAGTACCAGTTGGTCCCAGAAGAGGTCACCATCTACTAATTATAATGCAATACTTTTTCAACAAGAACCAAGAGACAATGAACACAGTAATGTACCCAGTAAATGACTTTAATAGGTATTTTGCTCGCAGAGAAATTGTTGCAACTGGGTTTGTTCAATTTAATGACAAACCTAAAAATTTTAGAGCATGGAAACGCTCATTCAGCAACGCAATCAGAGGACTTGACTTAACAACAAGTGAAGAAATGGACTTGTTGTTAAAGTGGCTTGGTAAGGAATCTTCTGAGCATGCTGAGCAAATTAGAGCCATACACATTAATAATCCTGTTGCTGGACTCGAGATGATCTGGGACAGGCTTGAACAATGCTATGTCTCAGCTGAAGTGATTGAGGATGCTCTATTTAAAAGATTAGACTCATTCtcaaaaatcacaactaaaGACTATGTTAAACTGAGAAAGTTTAGCGACTTATTACTGGAAATGCAGTGTGCTAAGGCTGAAGGAGACCTTCCTGGACTCGCATTCCTGGACACGGCCAGGGGAGTAAATCCCATTGTCCAAAAGCTCCCATTCAATTTACAGGAAAAGTGGATATCAGTTGGAGCCAACTACAAGACCAAGCATCGTGTCTCGTATACACCATTTAGCGTGTTTGTCAAATTTGTAACACAAGAGGCAAATGCCAGGAATGACCCCAGTTTCCAGTTCTCTTCACATCCGGATGCTCCTCCCAAAGCAGAAAAGGTGCCCTGGAGAGCAAACAGGCAAAAAGAAATTTCGGTGCACAAAACTGAAGTAGTCGCAAGCTTTAACTCAGACTCTCAAACAAGCACTAGTAGAAAAGTGGACTTTGACAAACTGTGTCCTATTCACAAAAAGGACCATCCTTTAGCCAAATGTAGAACGTTTCGCTATAAGCCTCTTGAAGAGCGAAAAGCCTTTCTAAAAGAGAACAACATCTGCTACAAATGTTGTGCTTCCTCCAAGCACATAGCCAAAGACTGTAAGGTAAAGATACAATGTTCTGAGTGTAACAGTGATAAACATTGTGCTGCTCTTCACCCCAGTCCAGGCTCACAGCAAAAAGACACTGAACCAGCAGCAGAGCATGGCGGGGAGCCATCTGCCGACGATTCAGGTTCCACAGATCCAGACGAGATTAACTCCAAATGCACTCTGGTTTGTGGCGAAAGCGAAGCAGGTAGATCTTGTTCCAAAATCTGCCTTGTACAGGTGTATCCTGCTGGTTCTCCTAGTAAAGCAGTACGACTCTATGCTATTCATGATGAACAGAGTAACAGGTCATTAGTTCGTCCAGAGTTTTTTGAGTTGTTTAATGACTCTGGCCCTAGCGCTCCCTACTCGCTTAGAACATGCTCAGGTGTTAAAGAGACTATGGGTAGGAGAGCCACTGGGTATGTAGTGGAGGCTTTAGATGGTTCAGTCCACATCCCACTCCCTAGCCTCATCGAATGCCCAGATATCCCAAACGATAGGGATGAAATACCGACGCCTGATGCAGCTAGACATCACGGTCACCTAAAGTCCGTGGCTCATCTCATTCCTGATTTGGACTCTCACGCTCAAATACTAATGCTCCTGGGACGGGACGTAGTAAGAGCACACAAAGTCCGCAAGCAGATAAGTGGCCCTCACAACGCACCATACGTACAAAAATTGGACCTCGGGTGGGTCATAGTAGGAAACGTGTGTTTAGGAGATGTCCACAGAAATTTGGCCGTAAAAACTCTCTTCACAAATGCAACAGAGAAGGGCCGCCCAACAATTTTTGAGCCATGTCCAAATGTGTACAGTGTAAAAGAAAAATACTGTGAAATTCAAGTTCCTTTCAACCTCAGCACGCAGCTCATTGACAGCACCACTTGTGAATCTGACCACTTGGGATGTAATGTGTTCAAGCAAACCAAATTCGACAATTGCATCTCACCGTCAGTTCAGGACATCGCCTTTCTGAAGATTATGGAGGAAGGTCTAACAAAGGACAAAGACAATAACTGGACAGCGCCACTACCTTTCAAATCGCCTCGTCCAAAACTACCAAATAACAAGTCTCAAGCACTCAAACGCCTTATGTCACTTGTCCGCAACTTCGAAAGAAAAGCAGAGCTGAAGCAGAACTTCGTTAGTTTCATGGACAAAATATTCCAAAATGAGCATGCAGAAATTGCTCCCCCTCTAAAAGATGAAGAGGAATGTTGGTATTTGCCGCTGTTTGGCGTATACCACCCAAGAAAACCCAAGCAGATCAGAGTAGTTTTTGACAGCAGCGCCAAGCATGAAGGTGTGTCACTAAACGACGTGTTGTTAACTGGACCAGACCTTAACAACTCACTGCTTGGAGTCCTAATGCGCTTCAGAAAGGAAGATGTCGCATTCACAGCAGACATTGAacaaatgttttactgttttagtgTTCGAGAGAAAGACAGGAACTACTTACGCTTTTTGTGGTTTCGTGACAATGACCTTTCAAAAGACATCGTAGAATATAGAATGACTGTTCATGTCTTCGGGAATTCCCCATCTCCCGCAGTCGCCATCCACGGTTTGCATCAGTCAGTTTTGCAATGTGAGCCAGAGTGTGATCCAGATGTAATGCAGTTTGTCACACGCGACTTCTACGTGGATGACGGGCTCAAATCCCTGCCCACTGTTGAAAACGCAGTGTCACTTTTGCAAAGAACCCGTGACACACttgcaaaatcaaatttaagATTACATAAAATCGCAACAAACAGAAAAGAAGTTCTGGAAGCTTTTCCAGCTCAAGACCACGCCAAAGATCTAAAAGACTTAGACTTTGAAGCGGACTCCATCCCAATGCAGCGGAGTCTTGGCATCCTTTGGGACATCAAAAGAGACTGTTTCACCTTCAAGACATCAGGTGAGACCAAACCTTTTACAAGAAGAGGCGTTTTATCAACAATAAATAGCCTTTACGACCCATTAGGCTTTGTGGCACCAGTCACTATTCAGGGAAAACATATTCTCCGAGAGCTCACTGTTGAGAATGGAGACTGGGACGTTCCATTGCCCCCAGAAATGGAAGAAACCTGGACAGTTTGGAAAGACTCTCTTGAAAAACTATCCGAGCTGTCAATCCCCAGAGCATACACGAGCATTTCTCCTTCTCACGCTCCAAAGAAAGAACTGTGCGTTTTCTCTGACGCTTCTACCAAGGCGATAGCAGCAGTAGTTTATCTAAAAGTTTCAGATGCTGAAGGAGATTGTCAGGTTGGCTTTGTTATGGGAAAAGCAAAGTTAGCGCCACGCCCAGATCAAACCATACCAAGGTTAGAACTCAGCGCTGCCGTGTTAGCAGTAGAGCTGGCAGATCTGATCTCAAGTGAACTAGATCTTGAGCTAGACAACATTACATTCTATACAGACAGTAAGGTTGTCTTAGGCTATATTTACAACGAAACACGAAGATTTTATGTCTACGTTAGCAATCGTGTCAACAGAATCCGCAAGTCATCCCAGCCGAGCCAGTGGCGGTACATAGCCAGCAGCCAGAACCCCGCAGATCACGCCACACGTTCTGTTTCTGTGTACCAGCTGCCCCTGACTAACTGGTTCACGGGCCCTGACATTCTGTTTCAGAACCATAACTCTGTTAATGACACCTTCAACCTTCTCGAGCCCAACACTGATGCAGAAGTAAGACCGCAGGTATGCACACTTAAAACAACTGCCTGCTCCAAACAACTTGGCTCTGACAGATTTTCAAAATTTTCTACCTGGAAATCTCTCACTCGCGCACTTGCTCGCCTTTTGCACATTTGTCGCAACTTCAGTGTACTTCCAAGCAAGTCAAACCAGTGTCATGGCTGGCACTACTGCAAAACAGGACTCACTGTAGCTGAACTCAACCAAGCCCAAAACGTTGTTATTCGAACAGTGCAACAAGATGTGTATGTTGAGGAAATGAAGTGTCTACAAAAGCAAGACGAACTTCACAAAGCAAGTTCTTTGAAAAACTTGGACCCGTTCTTGGATGAAAACGGACTTTTGCGAGTAGGTGGTCGCATCACCAACTCTAACGTAAATGCCAATGAAAAGAATCCAATCATTCTACCTGGCCACCATCACGTCGCAGCACTTCTGATCAAACACTACCATGAGCAAACTTCTCACCAAGGTCGCTTGTTCACTGAAGGAGCTGTccgtgcagcaggatggtggatTGTAGGAGGCAAGAGAAAAGTCAGCACAATTATCTATCATTGCACAACATGCAAACGCCTTCGTACTCCTGTAAGCACACAGAAAATGTCTGACCTGCCTTCAGACCGTCTTTCAACAGACCCTCCATTCACAAACGTGGGCATAGATGTATTCGGCCCATGGTTTGTGTCATCAAAAAGAACAAGAAGTCATAGCATTCAAAGCAAAAGATGGGCTGTCATTTTCGCATGTTTAAGTGTAAGAGCGGTCCACATAGAAGTGATAGAATCACTTGACACATCTAGCTTAATTAATGCACTGAGGCGGTTCCTAGCAATTAGAGGACCAGTGAAGACCATTCGCTCTGATAGAGGCACAAACTTTATCAGTGCATGCAAAGAACTTAAGATCCCTTCAAACATGGACAATACAGCAGTACAAGCCTACTTGAGAGAACAAGGATGTACATGGACTTTTAATCGGCCACATGCTTCTCACTTTGGTGGATCGTGGGAAAGGATGATCGGTCTCGCACGGAGAATATTGGACACTATGTTCTTCCAGCTCAAAAACACCAAGCTCACCCATGAGGTTCTTGTCACCTTCATGGCGGAGGTTTCAGCAATCATAAATGCTCGACCCATCGTTCCCGTCTCAACTGACCCAGGTGACCCGCAGATTCTGACTCCAGCTACCCTGCTCACACAAAAGGGAACCCCACTTCAAGCACCAGCAGGCGACTTCACAGTGTCGGATCTTTACAGACATCAATGGCGCCAGGTCCAGCATCTGGCAAATACATTCTGGAACAAGTGGAAGAAAGACTTTTTGCCTACGCTGCAGCCACGCCGCAAGTGGCAATCCAACCAGCCGAACATTGTTCCAGGGAGTACAGTTGTACTCAAGGACAGTCAATTACCCAGAAACCAGTGGCCTCTTGGACTCATAACACAAGTGTATCCTTCTAAAGATGGTAAAGTTCGTACAGTAGAGGTTAAAATCGCTAAATCGGAGGGCATTAAAACCTTTACTAGGCCCATTTCTGATGTCGTTGTATTAGTTCCCACATAA